The sequence below is a genomic window from Cobetia sp. cqz5-12.
CGTGTTTCGCTCTGAAAGGCGGCACGGCCATCAACCTTTTCGTGCAGGCATTACCCCGGCTATCGGTCGATATCGACCTGGCCTACTTGCCGCTGGAGCCCCGTGACGAGGCTCTTCGACGCTGTCGCGAGGCGCTACAGCGACTGACAGAAAATTTCAGAGACCGACTGCCAGGCGTGCGAGCTGAGCTTCAGGATAATCGCCGGGACGAGCTGAGAATTCTGGTGCGCCGGGGGCGTAACCAAGTGAAGGTGGAGGTATCGCCGGTGTTGCGTGGCACTCTGCACCCGCCCCAAGAGCGCGATGTCGTGGAAGCCGTGGAGGATGAGTACGGATTCGCGGCTGTGCAGGTGGTGTCACTACCGGACCTGTATGGAGGCAAGATCTGCGCCGCGCTGGATCGCCAGCACCCCCGGGACCTTTTCGATGTGAAGTTGCTGCTGAACCAAGGCGGTCTGGATCGTAGTGTATTCGAAGGCTTTCTGATCTATCTGCTGGGGCACCCTAGGCCCTTGAACGAGGTGATCAACCCGAGGTTGAAGCCGTTGGGTGACGTCTACCGAGAGGAGTTTGTCGGGATGGCCAGGGTTGATCTTCCATTGCAGGAGCTGGAGAGCGCCCGCGATGAGCTGCTATCACAGCTGGGGCACCTGATGACGGATGATGACGTTCATTTCCTGCTGTCTTTCAAGCAGGGGGCGCCAGACTGGACATTGCTACCACTGATGGGCGTCGACCGACTGCCTGCCGTGCGTTGGAAGCTCGCCAATATCCAGAAGATGGGGGCTGACAAGCACCGTCAGTCAGTTGAGCTATTGGAGCAGGCGCTGGGTAGCCTTCGGAGATGACGCCTAATACCCCCAGCGATGTATCGGCCTAAGTAGACTTCTCCTTATCTCCCTAAGACGCTAGGCTGTTACGCATAGTTACGCCAGACGCAGGGGATGACATGGTGAACAGCAGGGAAGCTCAGCTCCAGTGGGACATCACCAAGGCCATATCCGTCCTCGGCCTCACCCCGGTCAGTGAAGTGGGCTCAGGCAAGCCCCACGACCCCGAAAAGCAGCGCCTCGCCGAGATAATCGACCGGCTCAACGACCTCTACGGCGCCGAGGTCAGCGACGACGACAAGCTCCACTTCGCCAACCGCATCGCCGACCGCATCGAGCGTGACGAGGCGGTGATGGCCCAGGTGCGCCACCACAGCGAAGACCAAGTGATGCATGGACTCTTCCCCAAGAAGGTCACCGACGCCGTGCTCGACGCCCTCAGCGACCACGAGAAGCTCTCGATGCCGCTGCTGGAAGATGAGGAAACGGGGAGGCAGTTTGCGTTGTTGATTTTGCAGCTGCTGGCGGGGAGGTCGAACCGTGACTCGCGTGCTTAGTAGGAAGCTAAGGAAGAGGCCTGTTATGGCGGATAACGACCCAAATCGGCCCTCCCAGCAAACGCGTCATGCTAGTCCAGCCGTGTTATGCAGCCGTCATGAAGAACCATGTTTTTCTGGCGAGCTATACTTGGTTTCTTTGATTTCAAAGGGGTGAATCGCGAATAGAATTCGATATATCCCAGATGATCGTGTCAGAGCGTTCAAGTCATTAAGTTATACGGCAGCCTAAATCCTGCTGTGGAGAAGAAGGAAATAGTTCTAAATGACGATGCTAATCACTGACCTAATCGTCGCAGCAGTTAGCAAAATGGTCGATGACTCTCAAGTCGAAGGTTATAGAGAGCCAAGCCATTCTGACCTTGAATTTTATATTGGTCGTGCTGGGTTGACTAATGCCGATCCAAAGGCGCAAGGGCAGACAGTCGGAAAGGCGAAACGCGTTCGGGCAGTTCTTTCTTGGGCTGTAGATAACGATCAAGCTGCTGGTGGGAAACTGGTTGAAGCTTTGATTTCTAAAATAAGAGCATCCGGTGGGTTCCGAGAAGCTTCCGAAAATTTTATCGGGCGAGAAGTTATACGACAGGCGATAGAAGCCTTCGCTACTGAAGGCTATGTGCTTTCAGCGGATGGTGCCCTTCAAGCAAAGAATCTGGAGACTCTCAGCGGGAAAGAGCTTACGGATGCATTGCGCGGATACGCGAATCGAGCTCAGAAAGGTTCGGAAGACGCTGCACTTGTGTCAGGAACGGGAAAGGACCTACTTGAAGCTACCGCTGCTCATGTAATTACAATAAAATACGGATCGTATCCCCAGCAAGCAAATTTTCCTGCACTATTAGGACAGGCATTTATTACCCTTGGGCTGGCTACACCAGAAGATGCTCCTTCCTCATCCGAGGAACCTCATCGTGTGATGGAAAGAGGAATGTATCAATCTG
It includes:
- a CDS encoding nucleotidyl transferase AbiEii/AbiGii toxin family protein, encoding MPIEARYHEQVRLLVSLLPFLNDEPCFALKGGTAINLFVQALPRLSVDIDLAYLPLEPRDEALRRCREALQRLTENFRDRLPGVRAELQDNRRDELRILVRRGRNQVKVEVSPVLRGTLHPPQERDVVEAVEDEYGFAAVQVVSLPDLYGGKICAALDRQHPRDLFDVKLLLNQGGLDRSVFEGFLIYLLGHPRPLNEVINPRLKPLGDVYREEFVGMARVDLPLQELESARDELLSQLGHLMTDDDVHFLLSFKQGAPDWTLLPLMGVDRLPAVRWKLANIQKMGADKHRQSVELLEQALGSLRR
- a CDS encoding abortive infection family protein; amino-acid sequence: MTMLITDLIVAAVSKMVDDSQVEGYREPSHSDLEFYIGRAGLTNADPKAQGQTVGKAKRVRAVLSWAVDNDQAAGGKLVEALISKIRASGGFREASENFIGREVIRQAIEAFATEGYVLSADGALQAKNLETLSGKELTDALRGYANRAQKGSEDAALVSGTGKDLLEATAAHVITIKYGSYPQQANFPALLGQAFITLGLATPEDAPSSSEEPHRVMERGMYQSAVGVNRLRNKEGSGHGRPWVPGIERAEAKAAIEMAGIIAGYMLDKLENR